The genomic interval CCATGATCACTTCCGCCGGGTGCACGTTGAACCAGAGGAACGCGAGGATCGCGCCGACCATCGCGGCGCAGAAGACCGTGAGCCACGGGAAATTGATGGAGGCGGCGATGAAAGCGACGGACAGGAACGCGAATACCGCGGTCCCGCCGGCGAGGCCGTCCATCCCATCGGTCAGGTTCACGCCGTTCGACATCGCGACGATGGTGAAGAGCGCGAGCGCCACGAACAGCGCGCCGCCGATCTCCCACTCACCGACGAGCGGGACGTACACACCGGTGATGCCGAAGTGGCGTTGGATGTAGATCGCCGCGACGAGACCGACGATGAGCTGCCAGACGAGCTTGTGGCGACCGCGGATGCCGAAGCCATAACGCACGTTGACGAGGTCGTCGATGGCGCCGAGCAGACCGACGGCGATGAGCGTTCCGATCGGCACGATCGTCTGCGGGATGAAGACGTCGCGCTGGACCTGCGGCAGCAGTACCAACACGAACAGCCACAGGACGCTCGTGACGCCGATGAAGAGAGCGCCGCCCATCGTCGGGATGCCCTGCTTGACGTAATGCGACTGCGGACCCTCGGGCCGGATGTTCTGTCCGATCCGGAGCCGCCGCAGCGCGCGGATGTACGGCGCGCCGAGCACGAGGCCGAGAAGGAACGCCGAGAGCAGCACTCCAAGAGCGAGGATCTCCACCTAGACCGCGACCGGTCGCACGAGCGTGTCGGCCAACCGGTCGAGCGCGAGCGAGTGCGAGCCCTTCACCAGGATCGTGTCGCCCTGCTGCTGCATCCGTCGCAGGACGACGAGCGCCTCGCCCGGCTCGCTCGCCCAGTACGCCTCCGCTAAGCCGGCCGCGCGCGCCGCATCGACGGCGGTGCGCGCCAGCTCACCGATACCGATGAGGACGTCCGTGCTGCGCGCGGCATCGCGGCCGAGCGCTTCGTGCGCGTCCGCCGAGAAGGATCCGAGCTCGAGCATGTCGCCGAGCACCGCGATCCGCCGTCCGGGCACGTCGCGAAGGACCGCGAGCGCGGCCTCCACGGCCGCGGGACTCGCGTTGTAGCTGTCGTCGATGACCGTCACGCCGGGGCCGCGGCGCACCTCCATGCGATGCGCGGGCTGCTCCAGCGTCCCCAGCGTGAGCGCTGCCTCGTCGAGGGGCACACCCAGGGTGTGAGCCGCTCCGAGCGCCGCGAGTGCCGCAGGGACGAGCTGCCGACCGGGGATCGGCAGCGCAACGGGGACACGCTCGCCCTCGTACTGCGCCGTGAAGCGCAGTCCGGCGAGGCCTTCGGCTCGGATGTCCGTGGCCCGGAGCTGCGCGTCATCGCTCTCGCCAAAAAGCACGACGCGAGCGCGCGTCCGTGGCGCGAGCGCCCGGACACGCGGGCTGTCGGCGTTGAGCAACGCGATCCCATCGTCGGGCAGTGACTCGATGAGCTCCGCCTTTCCCGCGGCGATCGCCTCGACATTCGGTGTGCGCGCGAAGTGGACGGGGATGGCGGGGATCTCCGTGATGATCCCGATGCGCGGACGTACGAGCCGGCAGAGATCCGCGATCTCGCCCGGGACGTAGAAGCCGAGCTCTATCACGGCGACCTCGTGTGTCGGCTCGAGGCGCAAGAACGTCAGCGGAACTCCGATCTCGTTGTTGAACGATGCCGCGGTCCGCAGCACGCGGAACCGCGCGCCGAGCGCTGCCGCGGTCGCTTCCTTCGTCGTGGTCTTGCCGACGTTCCCGGTGATGCCGACAGCCGGGATCGGATGCGCATCGCGCAGGGCCTCGGCCAGGCGGCGCAGCGCGTGGAGCGGCTGCGAGACCTCGATGAGCAGCGCATCGTCGGGAGTGGGAACCGCGCGATCGACGACCGCCGCGCGCGCACCTCGCGCAAATGCGTCGGCCACGAACTCGTGGCCGTCCCGTTGATCGCGGAGCGCGAAGAACACCTCACCTGGCTGAACGATCCGGGAATCGAACGCACCGCCGACGAACCGCTCGTCTGCGCGCGGCGTGCCCTGGATCACACGCCCGCCCGTCGCCGTTAGTAATTGTTCAAGTGTGAACACCAGCGAATGGTAGCGAGCGATCAGGGCCGGTCCGGCTGCACGCGCGCGTTACGGAGCACGTCAAGAGCGAGATCATGGAACGCATCCATCGCCGTGACGGTCCCGAGCAGCTTCGTCTGGGGCCGCTCGAGCACGACGACGACGGCAAAGCGAGGATCGCTCGCTGGGACGAAGCCCGCGAACGACGAGATGTAGGCATCGTCGACGTACCGGCCGTCGTCGCTGGGGATCTGCGCGGTGCCCGTCTTCCCGCCGACGCTGTAGCCAGGCAAGCTCGCTCCATGCGCGATGCCACGATCGACCGTGGACACGAGCATCGTGCGCAGCGTGTCGGCGGTGTCGGCACCGATCGGGCTGCGGATGGCGACCGGCGCGGTGCGGTGCTCCCCATCCGCATCGCGCGTCGCCGCCACCACGTGCGGCCGGTACAGCGTGCCGCCGTTCGCGATCGCCGCATACGCCATCGCGAGCTGCAGCGGGGTCACGGCGATGCCCTGACCGTACGCGACCGTGCCGACATCCACGGGATACCACTCCGCCAGTGGACGTACCGCACCCGAGGCCTCGGCGGCCAGATCGATGCCGGTTGCGTCTCCGAACCCGAAAGCGCGCAGGTACTGGTACAGCGGCTCCTGGCCAAGCTTGGACGCGACGAACACCGCGCCCGCGTTCGCGGAGCGCTCGAGGATCTGCGTGACGGTCGTCGTCCCATAGACCTTGCCCTGCGCGTTGCACAGCCGCCGTCCACCGATGACCATGCAGCCCTTGTCTTCGTAGGTCGTCGTCGGCGTCACGACTCCCTTGTCGATCCCAGCCGCGATCGTGACCGCCTTCATCGTCGATCCCGGCTCGAACGTCCATGACACCGCGCGGTCTTGCAGTGACAAAGGATCTGCGACCGCGACGCGTGCTGGATCGAAGGTCGGCCAGGACGCGAGCGCGAGGATCGCCCCGTCGCGTGGGTCCAGGACGATGATCGAGCCGCCCGGAGCCTTCTCGCGTTCGACCGCGCGTCGGAGCGCCTGCTCGGCCGCGGTCTGCACGACGACGTCGATCGTGAGGACGAGATCCGCGCCGTTCTTCGGCGGCACGGCGGTCCGGAGACCGAGCGCGAGCTCGCGATCCTTCCCGTCACGTTCGACGACGAGCCGGCCTGGGACGCCGCGTAGCACCTTGTCGTACGCGCCCTCGACACCGTACTGGCCGACGCCCTCGTCGTTCACGAAACCCAGGACGTGAGCGGCCAGCGCGTCATTCGGATAAAGGCGCTTCGGCTCGGGCTCGAAACCCAGACCGGGGATCGCAAGAGCCTCGACCGCGCGCGCGACCGGCTCGGGCAGACGCCGTTTCAGGTAGAGCCATTCGGCGCCCGAGTCCAGCGCGGCGCGGATCGTCGCTGCGGGAGTCGCCAGGACAGGCGCGAGCTTCGCCGCCGCGACGGCGTGATCGGGGATCCGTTTCGGTATGGCGTACAGGGAACGGAGGTCGACGGTCGTGGCGAGGACCTGACCGCTTCGGTCGCGGATCACCCCGCGCTGCGCCTCTACCACGAGCTCACTGCGCACCTGATCCGTTGCGCCTTCGAGCAGAGCGGCCCGGCCAATGGTCTGCCAGTACCCGACGCGCAGCGAAAGCAGGAGCGTCGCGACGGCGAAGAGCGCGAACAGGACGCGCAGACGGCTCCGCGAGATCCCTTCCGTCACTCTTCCTCCGTAATGAGGCGCTCGCTCCCCAGCAGCGCCTCCGCGACGTCAGCGCCTGGCGGCGATCGGCTCCGCTTGGACCACTTGGACCGCGGCGGCACGCACCAGGCCGAGGCGCCTCGCCTCGGCTTCGATGCGTGCGGGGGAATCGAGTCGCGCGCTCTCCACCTCGAGAAGGGCGTTCTGCCGTCGCAGCTCATCGCGCTGCTGCTCGAGGCGCTGCGCCTCGTAGCCGCGCGTCGCGACGGTGGTCGCCTGGGAGAGATAGAGGACGGTCAAGAGGAAC from Candidatus Limnocylindria bacterium carries:
- the mraY gene encoding phospho-N-acetylmuramoyl-pentapeptide-transferase, with the protein product MEILALGVLLSAFLLGLVLGAPYIRALRRLRIGQNIRPEGPQSHYVKQGIPTMGGALFIGVTSVLWLFVLVLLPQVQRDVFIPQTIVPIGTLIAVGLLGAIDDLVNVRYGFGIRGRHKLVWQLIVGLVAAIYIQRHFGITGVYVPLVGEWEIGGALFVALALFTIVAMSNGVNLTDGMDGLAGGTAVFAFLSVAFIAASINFPWLTVFCAAMVGAILAFLWFNVHPAEVIMGDTGALALGATLATIALTTGFVLLLPVLGIIFVAETVSVMIQVGSFKLRGKRIFRMSPLHNHFELIGWAEEKVTIRFWLIGAVAGIAAAVLAYATPK
- a CDS encoding septum formation initiator family protein; protein product: MRRQFPSRSRSAHATPRRRHGAGTTWEVRTFVVVSAAICAVFLLTVLYLSQATTVATRGYEAQRLEQQRDELRRQNALLEVESARLDSPARIEAEARRLGLVRAAAVQVVQAEPIAARR
- the murF gene encoding UDP-N-acetylmuramoyl-tripeptide--D-alanyl-D-alanine ligase yields the protein MFTLEQLLTATGGRVIQGTPRADERFVGGAFDSRIVQPGEVFFALRDQRDGHEFVADAFARGARAAVVDRAVPTPDDALLIEVSQPLHALRRLAEALRDAHPIPAVGITGNVGKTTTKEATAAALGARFRVLRTAASFNNEIGVPLTFLRLEPTHEVAVIELGFYVPGEIADLCRLVRPRIGIITEIPAIPVHFARTPNVEAIAAGKAELIESLPDDGIALLNADSPRVRALAPRTRARVVLFGESDDAQLRATDIRAEGLAGLRFTAQYEGERVPVALPIPGRQLVPAALAALGAAHTLGVPLDEAALTLGTLEQPAHRMEVRRGPGVTVIDDSYNASPAAVEAALAVLRDVPGRRIAVLGDMLELGSFSADAHEALGRDAARSTDVLIGIGELARTAVDAARAAGLAEAYWASEPGEALVVLRRMQQQGDTILVKGSHSLALDRLADTLVRPVAV
- a CDS encoding penicillin-binding protein 2, encoding MTEGISRSRLRVLFALFAVATLLLSLRVGYWQTIGRAALLEGATDQVRSELVVEAQRGVIRDRSGQVLATTVDLRSLYAIPKRIPDHAVAAAKLAPVLATPAATIRAALDSGAEWLYLKRRLPEPVARAVEALAIPGLGFEPEPKRLYPNDALAAHVLGFVNDEGVGQYGVEGAYDKVLRGVPGRLVVERDGKDRELALGLRTAVPPKNGADLVLTIDVVVQTAAEQALRRAVEREKAPGGSIIVLDPRDGAILALASWPTFDPARVAVADPLSLQDRAVSWTFEPGSTMKAVTIAAGIDKGVVTPTTTYEDKGCMVIGGRRLCNAQGKVYGTTTVTQILERSANAGAVFVASKLGQEPLYQYLRAFGFGDATGIDLAAEASGAVRPLAEWYPVDVGTVAYGQGIAVTPLQLAMAYAAIANGGTLYRPHVVAATRDADGEHRTAPVAIRSPIGADTADTLRTMLVSTVDRGIAHGASLPGYSVGGKTGTAQIPSDDGRYVDDAYISSFAGFVPASDPRFAVVVVLERPQTKLLGTVTAMDAFHDLALDVLRNARVQPDRP